TTGGGTTCAGTTATTGAGCTTGGCAAGATTACTCAAACGCCAACACCTTGTTTAAATACTGTATTTGCTTTGACAAAATACTTGGATGAAAACGTTCAAGTCTCTAAAGGTAGCTTGGCATTGCCATCAGTCAGCGGCTACTAAGCAATACGGCATTACGCGTAATAAAAAACCCTTGCTACTCACCATAGCAAGGGTTTTTGTTTTAACGGGAAGCGACTTATTCGAAGCGATTGTCTAAGCGACCAACCCCATCAATAATGATGCTGACATTGCTGCCTGGTTTCATGGAGCCAACGCCTACCGAGGTGCCACAGGCAATGATGTCGCCAGCTTCTAGAGGGACATCCTGAGAAATCAGACTGACTAGCTTTGCAGGCGAGAAAATCATATCCGCAACAGGATAGTTTTGACGCTCTTGATCATTGAGGATGGTTTTGATAGTGAGCTTACTCGGATCAACATCAGTGGTGATGTATGGACCAAATACACCAAAGGTATTAAAGCTCTTGGAGCGGGTCCATTGCGCATAACCAGGATCACGATTGAGAATCTCAATCGCAGTGACGTCGTTAATGCAGGTGTAACCAAAAATGGCTTTAGCAGCTTCCGCTTCATCCACTTCATGACAACGTTTGCCAATCACAATTCCCAACTCGCCTTCATAAACTACTTTGCCTGAATAAGACTTTGGCGTACGAATAACTTGGTTGGCTGCAAGAAAAGAGTTGTTTCCTTTGAGGAAGTACAAGGGCTCTGCGGGTACCGCATGCTCAAGCTTGGTAACTAGAGCATGGAAGTTATCTACCATCGCAACCATTTTGGATGGCGTACACGGAATGTCGATGGTGACATCACTCAAATTGAGGGTTTGCCCAGTCGCTTTAGGCCCATTGAATAAATCACCCTCGTACACTGCAATTTGATCGCCATGTACTTGCCCTAAACCACTTTTTCCTTGGTGTTGAAATCTAAGCCATTGAGCCATAATGAGTTCCTATGAAGTTTAATATTTGATATGCAATATCTTACAGGGATGTGTTGATGTCTCAGGCTTCTGAACTTATCTTTGCACCAGAATTGGACCAGCCAGTTCGCTATATTGAGCGCACGCGTAACTACTACTTAGGTTTGGGGTATGACAACCCTTATATCTGGGCACACTTCATTGATATTCCATTTACTCCGCTTGCAAAACCGTTAAATCAATCTGTCCTGGGCCTTATTACAACTGCAGTTCCTTATGATCCCGCAAATGGACCTCAGGGTCCGGGCGCACCTTACAACGCAGCGGCAAAGTTTTATCAGCCGTATCAGAGGCGCGTGAAGGATGATGTCGATCTGCGCATCGCCCATGTGGGAGTTGATCGAAAGAATGCCAACATGGAAGACAGCAACTGCTGGTTTCCGTTGGCGGCAGCAAAAAGAGCAGTCGCATCAGGAAGAATCCACGAGCTATCACCACATTTTTACGGTGTGCCCACCAATCGTAGTCAGCGACACACTCTAGAAATAGATGCGCCCATCATTTTGGAGATGCTGAAAGCGGACAAAGTAGACGTTGCGATGTTGATTCCTAATTGCCCGATTTGCCATCAAAGCCAGAGCCTTTTAGCGCGCTATCTGGAGGCAGCAGGCATACCTACAGTGGTGATGGGTGCGGCCAAAGATATTGTGGAGTACTGTGGCGTTCCGAGATTTTTGTTTAGTGATTTTCCCTTAGGAAATGCCGCTGCAAAACCTCATGACGTGAAGTCCCAGGATGTAAATATGGAATTGGC
The window above is part of the Polynucleobacter sp. AP-Kolm-20A-A1 genome. Proteins encoded here:
- a CDS encoding reductase, yielding MSQASELIFAPELDQPVRYIERTRNYYLGLGYDNPYIWAHFIDIPFTPLAKPLNQSVLGLITTAVPYDPANGPQGPGAPYNAAAKFYQPYQRRVKDDVDLRIAHVGVDRKNANMEDSNCWFPLAAAKRAVASGRIHELSPHFYGVPTNRSQRHTLEIDAPIILEMLKADKVDVAMLIPNCPICHQSQSLLARYLEAAGIPTVVMGAAKDIVEYCGVPRFLFSDFPLGNAAAKPHDVKSQDVNMELALSLLESAPAARTTVQSPMVWSADPAWKLDYSNLERLSAQEISRLREEAEKARITARELRLKSVGG
- a CDS encoding fumarylacetoacetate hydrolase family protein; translation: MAQWLRFQHQGKSGLGQVHGDQIAVYEGDLFNGPKATGQTLNLSDVTIDIPCTPSKMVAMVDNFHALVTKLEHAVPAEPLYFLKGNNSFLAANQVIRTPKSYSGKVVYEGELGIVIGKRCHEVDEAEAAKAIFGYTCINDVTAIEILNRDPGYAQWTRSKSFNTFGVFGPYITTDVDPSKLTIKTILNDQERQNYPVADMIFSPAKLVSLISQDVPLEAGDIIACGTSVGVGSMKPGSNVSIIIDGVGRLDNRFE